A single Candoia aspera isolate rCanAsp1 chromosome 5, rCanAsp1.hap2, whole genome shotgun sequence DNA region contains:
- the CPOX gene encoding oxygen-dependent coproporphyrinogen-III oxidase, mitochondrial, producing MSLLRCGIRLLGARGFGLRSGPRWSRMLCSGTLESPAGRSSRRGDGRWQRSAFAWTAGATVVLAGLGLARRAEMKEQPRQQQQPEKPWEKEEEEEEDLARLCESFMAPPVSGLRELRERRGDMRSRMELLIMETQSQVCNALAQIDRGAAFIVDRWERKEGGGGISCVLQDGEIFEKAGVNVSVVFGHLSEEAAQQMRSRGKTLKTKSGKLPFCAMGVSSVIHPKNPYIPTIHFNYRYFEIEDADGTKQWWFGGGTDLTPTYLNEEDAVHFHKTLKDACDQHNPELYPKFKKWCDEYFYIKHRGERRGIGGIFFDDLDSPSKEEVFQFVQSCAKAIVPCYIPIVKKHSRDTFSLKEKLWQQIRRGRYVEFNLVYDRGTKFGLATPGSRIESILMSLPLTARWEYMHSPPENSKEAEILEVLRQPKDWVQ from the exons ATGTCTCTTCTCCGGTGCGGGATTCGCCTCCTGGGCGCCCGGGGTTTCGGGCTCCGGTCTGGGCCACGCTGGTCCAGGATGTTATGTTCGGGCACCCTGGAATCGCCAGCGGGCCGCTCTTCCCGCCGGGGTGATGGTCGGTGGCAGCGATCGGCGTTCGCCTGGACTGCGGGAGCCACGGTGGTTCTGGCCGGACTGGGACTGGCGCGGCGGGCGGAGATGAAGGAGCAGCctcggcagcagcagcagccggaaaagccgtgggaaaaggaggaggaggaggaggaggatctggcAAGGCTGTGCGAGAGCTTCATGGCTCCTCCGGTGAGCGGACTGCGCGAGCTGCGGGAGCGGCGCGGAGACATGCGGAGTCGCATGGAGCTGCTCATCATGGAGACGCAGAGCCAGGTGTGCAACGCGCTGGCCCAAATCGACCGCGGCGCTGCTTTCATCGTGGACcgctgggaaaggaaggaag GTGGGGGAGGCATCAGCTGTGTACTTCAAGATGGTGAGATCTTTGAGAAGGCTGGTGTCAATGTTTCAGTTGTTTTTGGACATCTTTCTGAAGAAGCAGCTCAGCAGATGAGAAGCAGGGGGAAAACTCTGAAGACCAAAAGCG GAAAATTGCCTTTCTGTGCTATGGGAGTGAGCTCTGTCATTCATCCAAAGAATCCTTACATTCCCACTATACACTTCAATTACAGATACTTTGAAATTGAAGATGCAGATG GTACTAAACAGTGGTGGTTTGGTGGTGGAACAGACCTTACACCAACTTACTTGAATGAAGAAGATGCTGTTCATTTTCATAAAACTCTGAAGGATGCCTGTGATCAGCATAATCCTGAGTTATATCCTAAGTTTAAGAAATG GTGTGATGAATATTTTTACATCAAGCACCGTGGAGAACGGCGGGGAATAGGAGGCATCTTCTTTGATGACTTGGACTCACCTTCAAAAGAAGAAGTTTTTCAGTTCGTGCAGAGTTGTGCCAAAGCTATTGTGCCTTGTTACATTCCCATTGTGAAGAAACACTCCCGGGATACATTCTCACTAAAAGAAAAGTTATGGCAGCAGATCCGTAGGGGGAG GTATGTGGAATTCAATCTTGTGTATGACAGAGGCACAAAGTTTGGCCTTGCAACACCAGGGTCAAGGATTGAAAGTATTCTTATGTCTCTGCCACTCACTGCCAG GTGGGAATATATGCATTCGCCGCCAGAGAATTCCAAGGAAGCAGAAATCCTAGAAGTTTTGCGCCAACCCAAAGACTGGGTGCAGTGA